The following are from one region of the Streptomyces decoyicus genome:
- the pepN gene encoding aminopeptidase N, with amino-acid sequence MPGTNLTRDEAQRRARLLTVDAYEVDLDLSGAQEGGDADGSGHGTFRSVTTVRFDSAEAGADTFIDLVAPAVHEVQLNGEALDAGEVFKDSRIALTGLRAGRNELRVVADCAYTNTGEGLHRFVDPVDQQAYLYTQFEVPDARRVYASFEQPDLKATFQFTVKAPEGWTVISNSPTPEPSDNIWRFEPTPRISTYITALIAGPYHSVHSTYEKDGRTVPLGIYCRPSLAEHLDADEIFAVTRQGFDWFQEKFDYAYPFAKYDQLFVPEFNAGAMENAGAVTIRDQYVFRSKVTDAAYEVRAETILHELAHMWFGDLVTMEWWNDLWLNESFATYTSIACQAYAPGSKWPHSWTTFANSMKTWAYRQDQLPSTHPIMAEINDLDDVLVNFDGITYAKGASVLKQLVAYVGMDEFFQGVQAYFKAHAYGNTRLSDLLGALEETSGRDLKTWSKKWLETAGINILRPEIEVDAQGVITSFAVKQEAPALPAGAKGEPVLRPHRIAVGAYELAGGKLVRTERIELDVDGELTAVPQLVGKARPAVILLNDDDLSYAKVRLDEESLKTVTEHLGDFTESLPRALSWASAWDMTRDGELATRDYLSLVLSGIGKESDIGVVQSLHRQVKLALDLYAAPEWRETGLATWTAAALEQLRAAEPGSDHQLAWARAFAASARTDEQLDLLQGLLEGTEEVSGLAVDTELRWALVHRLAATGRADEKTIAAELDRDKTSAGERYAASARAARPTEEAKAGAWASVVESDQLPNSLQESVIGGFVQTDQRELLAPYTAKYFAAVKDIWNSRSHEMAQQIAVGLYPALQVSQETLDATDAWLASAEPSAALRRLMTESRAGIERALKAQKADAAA; translated from the coding sequence GTGCCTGGCACGAATCTGACCCGCGACGAGGCGCAGCGGCGGGCGCGCCTGCTGACCGTGGATGCGTATGAGGTCGATCTCGACCTCTCCGGCGCGCAGGAGGGGGGAGACGCGGACGGCAGCGGTCACGGCACGTTCCGGTCCGTGACCACGGTGCGGTTCGACTCGGCCGAGGCGGGCGCGGACACCTTCATCGACCTGGTCGCGCCGGCCGTGCACGAGGTGCAGCTCAACGGCGAGGCGCTCGATGCGGGCGAGGTCTTCAAGGATTCGCGGATCGCGCTGACGGGGCTGCGGGCCGGCCGTAACGAACTGCGGGTCGTCGCGGACTGCGCCTACACCAACACCGGTGAGGGGCTGCACCGCTTTGTCGACCCGGTGGACCAGCAGGCCTATCTGTACACGCAGTTCGAGGTGCCGGACGCGCGGCGGGTGTACGCGTCCTTCGAGCAGCCGGATCTGAAGGCGACTTTCCAGTTCACCGTGAAGGCCCCGGAGGGCTGGACGGTGATCTCCAACTCGCCGACGCCGGAGCCGAGCGACAACATCTGGCGCTTCGAGCCGACGCCGCGGATCTCGACCTACATCACGGCGCTGATCGCCGGTCCGTACCACAGCGTGCACAGCACCTACGAGAAGGACGGGCGGACGGTGCCGCTGGGCATCTACTGCCGTCCGTCGCTGGCCGAGCACCTGGATGCCGACGAGATCTTCGCGGTCACCCGCCAGGGCTTCGACTGGTTCCAGGAGAAGTTCGACTACGCCTACCCGTTCGCGAAGTACGACCAGCTCTTCGTGCCGGAGTTCAACGCCGGCGCGATGGAGAACGCGGGCGCGGTGACCATCCGCGACCAGTACGTCTTCCGGTCGAAGGTGACGGACGCGGCGTACGAGGTGCGGGCGGAGACGATCCTGCACGAGCTGGCGCACATGTGGTTCGGCGACCTGGTCACCATGGAGTGGTGGAACGACCTGTGGCTGAACGAGTCGTTCGCCACCTACACCTCGATCGCCTGCCAGGCCTACGCCCCGGGCTCGAAGTGGCCGCACTCGTGGACGACGTTCGCCAACTCCATGAAGACCTGGGCCTACCGGCAGGACCAGCTGCCGTCCACGCACCCGATCATGGCCGAGATCAACGACCTCGACGATGTGCTCGTCAACTTCGACGGCATCACCTACGCGAAGGGCGCCAGCGTCCTCAAGCAGCTGGTCGCCTACGTCGGCATGGACGAGTTCTTCCAGGGCGTACAGGCCTACTTCAAGGCGCACGCCTACGGCAACACCCGGCTGTCGGACCTGCTCGGCGCGCTGGAGGAGACCAGCGGGCGGGATCTGAAGACCTGGTCGAAGAAGTGGCTGGAGACGGCGGGGATCAACATCCTGCGGCCGGAGATCGAGGTGGACGCCCAGGGCGTGATCACCTCCTTCGCGGTCAAGCAGGAGGCGCCCGCGCTGCCGGCCGGCGCCAAGGGCGAGCCCGTACTGCGGCCGCACCGGATCGCGGTCGGCGCCTACGAGCTGGCGGGCGGCAAGCTGGTCCGCACCGAGCGGATCGAGCTGGACGTGGACGGCGAACTGACCGCCGTGCCCCAGCTGGTGGGCAAGGCCCGGCCGGCCGTCATCCTGCTCAACGACGACGATCTGTCGTACGCCAAGGTCCGGCTGGACGAGGAGTCGCTGAAGACCGTCACCGAGCACCTCGGCGACTTCACCGAGTCGCTGCCGCGTGCCCTGTCGTGGGCGTCGGCCTGGGACATGACGCGGGACGGCGAACTGGCCACCCGCGACTATCTTTCGCTGGTGCTGTCCGGCATCGGCAAGGAGTCGGACATCGGCGTCGTCCAGTCGCTGCACCGCCAGGTGAAGCTGGCGCTGGACCTGTACGCGGCACCGGAGTGGCGCGAGACGGGGCTGGCCACCTGGACCGCGGCGGCCCTGGAGCAGTTGCGGGCGGCCGAGCCGGGCAGCGACCACCAGCTGGCGTGGGCCCGCGCGTTCGCCGCCTCGGCCCGTACGGACGAGCAGCTCGACCTGCTCCAGGGCCTGTTGGAGGGCACCGAGGAGGTCTCCGGGCTCGCCGTGGACACCGAGCTGCGCTGGGCGCTGGTGCACCGGCTGGCCGCCACCGGCCGGGCGGACGAGAAGACCATCGCCGCGGAGCTGGACCGGGACAAGACCTCGGCGGGCGAACGGTATGCCGCGTCCGCCCGTGCGGCACGTCCGACGGAGGAGGCGAAGGCCGGGGCCTGGGCCTCGGTGGTGGAGTCCGACCAGCTCCCCAACTCCCTCCAGGAGTCCGTCATCGGCGGCTTCGTGCAGACCGACCAGCGGGAGCTGCTGGCGCCGTACACCGCGAAGTACTTCGCCGCGGTGAAGGACATCTGGAACTCCCGCAGCCATGAGATGGCGCAGCAGATCGCGGTGGGTCTCTACCCGGCGCTCCAGGTCTCGCAGGAGACGCTGGACGCCACGGACGCCTGGCTGGCGTCGGCCGAGCCGAGCGCGGCACTGCGCCGGCTGATGACCGAGTCGCGGGCGGGGATCGAGCGGGCGCTGAAGGCGCAGAAGGCCGACGCGGCGGCCTAG
- the alc gene encoding allantoicase translates to MTASPAADSTDPHANDASPYGGGDPYADYRGGDFPFTSLVDLADRCFGAGVIAANDEFFAERENLLKPTPAVFDPEHFGHKGKIMDGWETRRRRGTDGENPFPAEDEHDWALIRLAAPGVIRGIVVDTAHFRGNYPQQVSVEATALPGSPGPEDLLADGVKWEELVPRTPVRGHAANGFEVTVERRFTHLRLKQHPDGGIARLRVHGEVVPDPEWLDVLGTLDLASVMHGGTVEDASDRFYSSPTQIIQPDLSRKMDDGWENRRRRVRGTHDWVRFRLAAQGEIRAVEIDTAYLKGNSAGWAALSGCDGDPSDEASWFEILPKTRLQPDTPHRFALPQAVTATHVRLDVFPDGGLARMRLHGALTEAGRAALGRRFGALNG, encoded by the coding sequence ATGACCGCCAGCCCGGCCGCCGACTCCACTGATCCGCACGCCAACGACGCCAGCCCGTACGGTGGCGGAGACCCCTACGCCGACTACCGCGGCGGGGACTTCCCCTTCACCTCGCTCGTCGATCTCGCCGACCGCTGCTTCGGCGCCGGAGTGATCGCCGCGAACGACGAGTTCTTCGCCGAGCGCGAGAATCTGCTGAAGCCCACTCCGGCGGTCTTCGACCCCGAGCACTTCGGCCACAAGGGCAAGATCATGGACGGCTGGGAGACCCGGCGCCGCCGCGGCACCGACGGCGAGAACCCCTTCCCGGCCGAGGACGAGCACGACTGGGCGCTGATCCGCCTCGCCGCGCCCGGCGTGATCCGCGGGATCGTCGTCGACACCGCCCACTTCCGCGGCAACTACCCCCAGCAGGTCAGCGTCGAGGCCACCGCGCTCCCCGGCAGCCCCGGCCCCGAGGACCTGCTCGCCGACGGGGTGAAGTGGGAGGAGCTGGTCCCGCGCACCCCCGTCCGGGGCCACGCCGCCAACGGCTTCGAGGTCACCGTGGAGCGCCGCTTCACCCACCTGCGGCTCAAGCAGCACCCCGACGGCGGGATAGCGCGGCTGAGGGTCCACGGCGAGGTCGTGCCGGACCCGGAGTGGCTCGATGTGCTCGGCACCCTGGACCTGGCCTCCGTCATGCACGGCGGCACCGTCGAGGACGCCTCCGACCGCTTCTACTCCTCGCCCACCCAGATCATCCAGCCCGATCTCTCCCGCAAGATGGACGACGGCTGGGAGAACCGCCGCCGCCGGGTCCGCGGCACCCACGACTGGGTGCGCTTCCGTCTCGCCGCGCAGGGCGAGATCCGCGCCGTGGAGATCGACACCGCCTACCTCAAGGGCAACTCCGCGGGCTGGGCCGCCCTGTCCGGGTGCGACGGCGACCCCTCCGACGAGGCCTCCTGGTTCGAGATCCTGCCGAAGACCAGGCTCCAGCCCGACACCCCGCACCGCTTCGCGCTGCCGCAGGCCGTCACCGCCACCCACGTACGGCTCGATGTCTTCCCCGACGGCGGTCTCGCGCGGATGCGCCTGCACGGTGCCCTCACCGAGGCGGGCCGCGCCGCCCTCGGCCGCCGCTTCGGTGCCCTGAACGGCTGA
- a CDS encoding LysR family transcriptional regulator translates to MADWDLKKLRILRTLHELGTVTATAEALHMTPSAVSQQLTGLAKALGVTLLEAHGRRVRLTGAAQLVLRHAEVVFAQLERADADLLGYLQGEAGQVRVGAFSTAIPALVVPAVQELRRSHPGLSVAVREAEAEAAYELLAEGSVDLALSLAAHAPTPRDPKFSRVSLLADPLDVALPAGHPLAAEPGLRLADLADEPWIFGSSGPWSQITTTACENAGFVPEQAHAAADWSAIWAMVAAGMGVALVPRMAMAGGLGAAGRGAGGRAVRAGRGGGGVALRVLHADQPRRHVVAAARRGSEGAPGPARVLAALRQAAADQTPEGPTIQLS, encoded by the coding sequence ATGGCCGACTGGGACCTCAAGAAGCTGCGCATCCTGCGCACCCTCCACGAGCTGGGCACGGTCACCGCGACCGCCGAGGCGCTGCACATGACGCCCTCGGCGGTCTCCCAGCAGCTGACCGGGCTGGCCAAGGCGCTCGGGGTCACGCTCCTGGAGGCGCACGGACGGCGGGTACGGCTGACCGGCGCGGCGCAGCTGGTGCTGCGGCACGCCGAGGTGGTCTTCGCCCAGCTGGAGCGCGCGGACGCGGACCTGCTCGGCTACCTCCAGGGGGAGGCGGGCCAGGTGCGGGTCGGCGCGTTCTCCACCGCCATCCCCGCGCTGGTGGTCCCGGCCGTCCAGGAGCTGCGCCGCAGCCACCCGGGCCTGTCGGTCGCCGTACGGGAGGCGGAGGCGGAGGCCGCCTACGAGCTGCTCGCCGAGGGCAGCGTCGATCTGGCGCTGTCGCTGGCCGCACACGCCCCCACCCCGCGCGACCCCAAGTTCAGCCGGGTCTCGCTGCTCGCCGACCCGCTGGACGTGGCGCTGCCGGCCGGCCACCCGCTGGCCGCCGAGCCGGGGCTGCGGCTGGCCGATCTGGCGGACGAGCCGTGGATCTTCGGCAGCAGCGGGCCCTGGTCCCAGATCACCACCACCGCCTGCGAGAACGCCGGGTTCGTGCCCGAGCAGGCGCATGCCGCCGCCGACTGGAGCGCGATCTGGGCGATGGTCGCGGCGGGGATGGGGGTGGCGCTGGTGCCCCGGATGGCGATGGCGGGCGGTCTCGGCGCCGCCGGGCGCGGGGCGGGGGGACGCGCTGTACGGGCCGGGCGCGGCGGCGGGGGAGTGGCGCTGCGGGTGCTGCACGCCGACCAGCCGCGCCGCCATGTGGTCGCCGCCGCCCGGCGCGGCTCCGAAGGGGCGCCGGGGCCGGCCCGGGTGCTGGCCGCGCTCCGGCAGGCGGCTGCCGACCAGACGCCCGAAGGCCCGACCATTCAGCTCAGCTGA
- a CDS encoding acyl-ACP desaturase produces MTIAPARHNGELGQAAWSDAQLLYALEEVVEKELNRHLKIAKDWMPHEYVPWSDGRNFPGPLDGEAWDPAQSKVSDIGRIALVVNLLTEDNLPSYHHEIATLFGRDGAWGTWVHRWTAEEGRHGIVMRDYLLTSRAVDPDELEQFRMAHMSEGFESDNSHSMLHSVAYVAFQELATRISHRNTGHHSGDPVCDRMLARIATDENLHMVFYRNLLGAAFEMAPDQTMCAVRDVVTGFRMPGHGMPGFERSAARMAIGGIYNMRIHHDDVLQPVLRYLKVLEIGGLGPAGLAAQEELGLFMDGLDGQARKFDERQAAILARREANRRG; encoded by the coding sequence GTGACCATCGCCCCCGCCCGCCATAACGGAGAGCTCGGCCAGGCCGCCTGGAGCGACGCCCAGCTGCTCTACGCGCTCGAAGAGGTCGTCGAGAAGGAACTCAACCGCCATCTGAAGATCGCCAAGGACTGGATGCCCCACGAGTACGTGCCGTGGAGCGACGGGCGCAACTTCCCCGGGCCGCTGGACGGCGAGGCCTGGGACCCTGCGCAGTCCAAGGTCAGCGACATCGGCCGGATCGCCCTCGTGGTCAACCTCCTCACCGAGGACAACCTCCCCAGCTACCACCACGAGATCGCCACCCTCTTCGGCCGCGACGGCGCCTGGGGCACCTGGGTGCACCGCTGGACCGCCGAGGAGGGCCGGCACGGCATCGTGATGCGCGACTACCTGCTCACCAGCCGGGCGGTCGACCCGGACGAGCTGGAGCAGTTCCGCATGGCCCACATGTCGGAGGGCTTCGAGTCCGACAACTCGCACAGCATGCTGCACTCGGTGGCGTACGTCGCCTTCCAGGAGCTGGCCACCCGGATCTCGCACCGCAACACCGGCCACCACTCCGGCGACCCGGTCTGCGACCGGATGCTGGCCCGGATCGCCACCGACGAGAACCTCCACATGGTCTTCTACCGCAACCTCCTCGGTGCGGCCTTCGAGATGGCGCCCGACCAGACCATGTGCGCGGTGCGCGACGTCGTCACCGGCTTCCGGATGCCCGGCCACGGCATGCCCGGCTTCGAGCGGTCGGCCGCCCGGATGGCCATCGGCGGGATCTACAACATGCGGATCCACCACGACGATGTGCTCCAGCCGGTGCTGCGCTATCTGAAGGTGCTGGAGATCGGCGGGCTCGGCCCGGCCGGGCTGGCGGCGCAGGAGGAGCTGGGGCTGTTCATGGACGGTCTGGACGGCCAGGCGCGGAAGTTCGACGAGCGCCAGGCCGCCATCCTCGCCCGCCGCGAGGCCAACCGCCGCGGCTGA
- a CDS encoding alpha-L-fucosidase produces the protein MELRRTRRTLCALALTAAAALVPATGSLAQSPPTAAGPCDRPVRPASQMAVEPCDTSARIIDKAAHIVPTKGQLAWQQREVTAFTHFGMNTFTDREWGSGAEDEKLFDVSGRSRIDADQWMRAYKAAGAEQVMLTAKHHDGFVLYPSRYTPHSVAASPGRPDVVGAYVKAARRAGLKVGIYLSPSDGAELPHAWHAQWVEEIRRKQQEGTPLSLPERVALEDGDRAPRGLGRFGNGSAVTERTIPTLVPGDDRAAAVRSGRLPVFHVRADDYDAYYLNQVYELFTQYGPLDELWLDGANPWTDSGITQKYDVAQWFRLIHQLSPDTVVFAGPQGARWVGNEKGIARETEWSVTPSAEDPWTVMAGGLPNDSTDPDIGSRAKLLAPTTKYLQWYPAEADVSLRPGWFHHPGEHPKTPAQLMDLYEKSVGRNASLLLNVPPARDGRIAAEDVASLAAFGTAVRETYGRDLRAAGPGPWTFDRIGLAEDIRHGQRVERFSVQARVGGTWTTLARGTTIGHRRILALGQPVTADAVRVTVEESRGPGRLAPVTLHRSRAAGG, from the coding sequence ATGGAACTTCGCCGCACCCGTCGGACGCTGTGCGCGCTCGCGCTCACCGCGGCCGCCGCGCTCGTCCCCGCCACCGGCTCCCTGGCCCAGTCGCCGCCGACCGCCGCCGGCCCCTGCGACCGCCCCGTACGCCCCGCCTCCCAGATGGCCGTCGAGCCCTGCGACACCTCCGCCCGGATCATCGACAAGGCGGCCCATATCGTCCCCACCAAGGGCCAACTCGCCTGGCAGCAACGGGAGGTCACCGCCTTCACCCACTTCGGCATGAACACCTTCACGGACCGCGAATGGGGCTCCGGCGCCGAGGACGAGAAGCTCTTCGACGTCTCCGGCCGCTCCCGCATCGACGCCGACCAGTGGATGCGCGCGTACAAGGCGGCAGGCGCCGAGCAGGTGATGCTCACCGCCAAGCACCACGACGGGTTCGTGCTCTACCCGAGCCGCTACACCCCGCACTCCGTCGCGGCGAGCCCCGGCCGCCCCGATGTCGTCGGCGCGTACGTCAAGGCCGCCCGCAGGGCCGGGCTGAAGGTCGGGATCTACCTCTCGCCCTCCGACGGCGCCGAACTCCCGCACGCCTGGCATGCGCAGTGGGTCGAGGAGATCCGCAGGAAACAGCAGGAGGGCACGCCGCTCAGCCTGCCCGAGCGGGTCGCCCTGGAGGACGGCGACCGGGCGCCCCGCGGACTGGGCCGCTTCGGCAACGGCAGCGCGGTCACCGAGCGCACCATCCCCACCCTGGTCCCCGGCGACGACCGCGCCGCCGCCGTCCGCAGCGGCAGGCTGCCCGTCTTCCACGTCCGGGCGGACGACTACGACGCCTACTACCTCAACCAGGTCTACGAGCTGTTCACCCAGTACGGCCCGCTCGACGAACTGTGGCTGGACGGCGCGAACCCCTGGACGGACTCCGGCATCACGCAGAAGTACGACGTCGCCCAGTGGTTCCGCCTGATCCACCAACTCTCCCCGGACACCGTCGTCTTCGCCGGGCCGCAGGGCGCCCGCTGGGTCGGCAACGAGAAGGGCATCGCCCGGGAGACGGAGTGGAGCGTCACCCCCTCCGCCGAGGACCCCTGGACCGTGATGGCGGGCGGACTGCCGAACGACTCCACCGACCCCGACATCGGCTCCCGCGCCAAGCTCCTCGCACCCACCACCAAGTACCTCCAGTGGTACCCGGCCGAGGCCGATGTCTCGCTGCGCCCCGGCTGGTTCCACCACCCCGGCGAACACCCCAAGACCCCGGCACAGCTGATGGACCTCTACGAGAAGAGCGTGGGACGCAACGCCTCGCTGCTGCTGAACGTCCCGCCCGCCAGGGACGGCCGGATCGCCGCCGAGGACGTCGCCTCGCTCGCCGCGTTCGGGACCGCCGTACGCGAGACCTACGGCAGGGACCTGCGGGCGGCCGGACCCGGGCCCTGGACCTTCGACCGGATCGGGCTCGCCGAGGACATCCGCCACGGTCAGCGGGTCGAGCGGTTCTCCGTACAGGCGCGGGTCGGCGGGACGTGGACGACGCTCGCCCGGGGCACCACCATCGGGCACCGGCGGATCCTGGCGCTCGGGCAGCCGGTGACCGCGGACGCCGTGCGGGTCACCGTCGAGGAGTCCCGCGGGCCGGGCCGGCTCGCCCCGGTGACGCTGCACCGGAGCCGGGCCGCGGGCGGCTGA
- the malQ gene encoding 4-alpha-glucanotransferase has protein sequence MGRARLARLHGIATSYEPSPGRSVQIADDTVVAVLAALGVDASTPHAVRAALAAHEDGAGRALLPRTVVARPDRPPGLARLPEGTVLRVETEDGGAVEGLGVPDPAALARLPLGVHVLHARTPDGRGDRARLIVAPDRVPAPPGRSHGFLVQLYSLLSRQSWGMGDLGDLADLAAWSGRALGTGFVQLNPLHAAVPGPPTDPSPYRPSSRRYPDPVHLRIEHIPEYAQLTGAARLRADELAARARALRADVLEGGALIDRDAVWALKREALELVWSVPLTPGRRAAYCDFLAEQGEALEDHATWCALAERHGPDWRRWPAGLRGPRSPGTARLRPQLLDRIDFHCRLVWLTDQQLAAAQRAAREAGMGIGLVHDLAVGVHPSGADTWARQDDFAAGMSIGAPPDAFNSRGQDWGLPPWRPDALAAAGYAPYRELLRGLLRHAGALRIDHVMGLFRLWWVPEGRPPTEGAYVRYDGEAMLSVLALEAHRAGAVVIGEDLGTVEPGVRGALAERGVLGTSVLWFERDYQGDQRDQRDQGGGREAAAGGPEPADAVQEAADGEQREAGSGAQRADAADGSDAAEGPGVARILAPQEWRSACLATVTTHDLPPTAARLTGEDVELRERLGLLAGPPEREHARARHERAEWLRELVRRGLLPEGAGDEEAAVRAVHRFLLRTPARMVGVWLPDAVGDRRPQNLPGTWDEYPNWRLPIAGPDGRPHTLEELAASPRLHALMRELSDGRR, from the coding sequence ATGGGCCGCGCGCGGCTCGCCCGGCTGCACGGCATCGCCACCTCCTACGAACCCTCGCCGGGCAGGAGCGTCCAGATCGCCGACGACACCGTCGTCGCCGTGCTCGCCGCACTGGGAGTCGATGCGTCGACCCCGCACGCCGTACGCGCCGCCCTGGCCGCGCACGAGGACGGCGCGGGCCGCGCACTGCTTCCCCGCACCGTCGTCGCCCGCCCGGACCGGCCGCCCGGCCTCGCCCGTCTCCCCGAAGGCACCGTCCTGCGGGTGGAGACCGAGGACGGCGGGGCCGTGGAAGGCCTGGGAGTGCCCGATCCGGCGGCGCTCGCCCGGCTGCCCCTGGGGGTCCATGTGCTGCACGCACGGACCCCCGACGGCCGCGGCGACCGCGCCCGGCTGATCGTCGCGCCCGACCGGGTGCCCGCGCCGCCCGGCCGCAGCCACGGCTTCCTGGTGCAGCTGTACTCCTTGCTGTCCCGGCAGTCCTGGGGCATGGGCGACCTCGGTGACCTCGCCGATCTGGCCGCCTGGTCCGGGCGCGCCCTGGGCACCGGCTTCGTCCAGCTCAACCCGCTGCATGCGGCCGTCCCCGGCCCGCCCACCGACCCGTCGCCCTACCGGCCCTCCTCGCGCCGCTACCCCGACCCGGTCCATCTGCGGATCGAACACATCCCGGAGTACGCCCAGCTCACCGGCGCCGCGCGCTTACGGGCCGACGAGCTGGCCGCGCGGGCCCGTGCGCTGCGCGCCGACGTGCTCGAAGGGGGCGCGCTGATCGACCGGGACGCGGTCTGGGCGCTCAAGCGCGAGGCCCTGGAGCTGGTGTGGTCGGTCCCGCTCACCCCGGGGCGGCGGGCCGCGTACTGCGACTTCCTCGCCGAGCAGGGCGAGGCCCTGGAGGACCACGCCACCTGGTGTGCGCTCGCCGAGCGGCACGGCCCCGACTGGCGCCGCTGGCCCGCCGGGCTGCGCGGCCCACGCTCCCCGGGCACCGCCCGGCTGCGGCCGCAGCTGCTGGACCGGATCGACTTCCACTGCCGGCTCGTCTGGCTCACCGACCAGCAGCTGGCCGCCGCGCAACGGGCCGCGCGGGAGGCCGGGATGGGTATCGGGCTGGTGCACGACCTCGCCGTCGGCGTCCATCCCTCCGGCGCCGACACCTGGGCGCGGCAGGACGACTTCGCCGCCGGGATGTCCATCGGGGCGCCGCCGGACGCCTTCAACTCGCGCGGGCAGGACTGGGGTCTGCCGCCCTGGCGGCCGGACGCGCTGGCGGCCGCGGGCTACGCCCCCTACCGGGAGCTGCTGCGCGGCCTGCTGCGGCATGCCGGGGCGCTGCGTATCGACCATGTGATGGGGCTGTTCCGGCTGTGGTGGGTCCCGGAGGGCCGCCCGCCGACGGAGGGCGCCTATGTCCGCTACGACGGCGAGGCGATGCTCTCGGTGCTGGCCCTGGAGGCGCACCGGGCCGGCGCCGTGGTGATCGGCGAGGACCTGGGAACCGTCGAGCCGGGCGTGCGGGGCGCGCTCGCCGAACGCGGCGTGCTGGGGACGTCGGTGCTGTGGTTCGAGCGGGATTACCAGGGAGACCAGAGGGACCAGAGGGACCAGGGGGGAGGACGGGAGGCAGCAGCGGGAGGGCCGGAGCCGGCGGACGCCGTGCAGGAGGCGGCGGACGGGGAGCAGCGGGAGGCCGGGAGCGGCGCGCAGCGGGCCGACGCGGCCGACGGGTCCGACGCGGCGGAAGGGCCCGGCGTGGCCCGCATCCTGGCGCCCCAGGAGTGGCGCAGTGCCTGTCTGGCGACCGTCACCACCCACGATCTGCCGCCCACCGCGGCCCGGCTGACCGGCGAGGACGTCGAGCTGCGCGAACGGCTCGGGCTGCTCGCCGGGCCGCCGGAGCGGGAACACGCCCGCGCCCGGCACGAACGTGCCGAGTGGCTGCGGGAGTTGGTGCGGCGCGGGCTGCTGCCCGAGGGGGCGGGCGACGAGGAGGCGGCGGTCAGGGCCGTACACCGCTTTCTGCTGCGCACCCCGGCGCGGATGGTGGGCGTCTGGCTGCCGGATGCGGTGGGGGACCGGCGCCCGCAGAACCTCCCCGGGACATGGGATGAATACCCGAACTGGCGGCTTCCGATCGCCGGCCCCGACGGACGTCCGCACACCCTGGAGGAGCTGGCCGCCTCACCCCGTCTGCATGCGCTGATGCGGGAATTGTCCGACGGCCGGCGGTAG